From the Synechococcus sp. HK01-R genome, one window contains:
- a CDS encoding PhoX family phosphatase produces the protein MRRRSVLSLLGLAGAGLLASRTEAQSVGVPKPLAKTLGKTKTVQAGTWPFQPVPTPLPVSSDGLAAPQQQQHYRQLAVEDRLVVPEGFRSDLLAAWGDPLAQGRFGFNNDYLGFVPRGENEALLVVNFEYISPLPWVDGFAEVVDQPLPWQALVSALAARDGLIDASRLPADDPLLGLIRAVTDQAMADLGVGVIHLQRDGQGIWRRSVDRRERRVDGLAGWQDPAQRLQATGPATAVFAAPQRLGYDDGLGVAVIGTFANCAGGTTPWGTVLSAEENFQSQVPEAVYADGSASEPGAMPLVCRAGALAGLGNPYGLAGNKYGWMVELDPSDPGSTVRKHTALGRFRHEAVAMRATAGEPLVVYSGCDRRGGHLYRFVSESRVTRPEDPANSRLLEAGELQVARFAADGTGEWLPLLPQTPVQPFAPGRFQAAGLSCPVELPHSDRARAGAELFRDDAAVAAYARRFPTLADLYRGDGEALQGAILIDAHLAASAIGGTPTARPEDTEIDPITGDLLVAFTSGAPGSSGGADPAIFSGPRGEASWGHGWVMRLSDESSRFRWRMAVTGGEPWAGGLGFTNPDNLAIDRGGNLWIVTDRSTKSAASDQFGNNSCWFIPRLGDGESAACFAIGPMESELTGLCLDRQERALFLAVQHPGEVNGRRLAGAEEYQAHRLQDRDGVTIEQLRRVPLGSNWPSQAPGRPPRPGVVVVQRLDGQPLLGA, from the coding sequence ATGCGCCGTCGCTCTGTGCTCAGCCTGCTCGGCCTCGCTGGGGCCGGACTGTTGGCCAGTCGCACCGAAGCCCAAAGCGTTGGTGTGCCGAAACCTCTGGCGAAAACTCTGGGCAAAACCAAAACAGTGCAGGCCGGGACCTGGCCGTTTCAGCCTGTGCCGACGCCCCTGCCGGTGAGCAGCGATGGTCTGGCGGCGCCTCAGCAGCAGCAGCATTACCGGCAGCTGGCGGTCGAGGATCGTCTGGTGGTGCCGGAGGGGTTTCGCAGCGATCTGCTCGCCGCCTGGGGGGATCCCCTGGCGCAGGGTCGCTTTGGCTTCAACAACGACTACCTGGGCTTTGTGCCGCGTGGGGAGAACGAGGCGCTTCTGGTCGTGAACTTCGAATACATCAGCCCGCTTCCCTGGGTCGATGGCTTTGCAGAGGTGGTGGATCAGCCCCTGCCCTGGCAGGCACTGGTGTCGGCCCTGGCAGCTCGTGATGGTCTGATCGATGCCAGCCGCCTCCCCGCCGATGACCCTCTGCTGGGCCTGATCCGCGCGGTGACCGATCAGGCGATGGCGGATCTGGGTGTGGGGGTGATCCACCTGCAGCGCGATGGTCAGGGGATCTGGCGACGGAGCGTTGACCGCCGGGAACGGCGGGTGGATGGGCTGGCCGGCTGGCAAGATCCCGCCCAGCGCCTGCAGGCCACAGGGCCGGCCACGGCGGTGTTCGCAGCGCCCCAGCGTCTGGGTTACGACGATGGTCTAGGGGTGGCGGTGATCGGTACCTTCGCCAACTGCGCCGGTGGCACCACCCCTTGGGGCACAGTGCTGAGTGCAGAGGAGAACTTCCAGTCGCAGGTGCCGGAGGCTGTGTACGCCGATGGCAGCGCCTCGGAACCCGGGGCCATGCCCCTGGTCTGCCGGGCCGGCGCCCTGGCAGGCCTTGGCAATCCCTACGGGCTGGCTGGCAACAAGTACGGCTGGATGGTGGAGCTCGATCCGTCGGATCCCGGCTCGACTGTGCGAAAGCACACGGCCCTGGGTCGCTTCCGCCATGAGGCGGTGGCGATGCGGGCCACGGCCGGTGAGCCACTGGTGGTCTATTCCGGCTGTGACCGCAGGGGTGGCCACCTTTACCGCTTCGTGAGTGAGAGTCGCGTGACGCGCCCGGAGGATCCCGCTAACTCCCGCCTGCTGGAGGCGGGGGAGCTCCAGGTGGCCCGTTTTGCTGCTGATGGCACCGGCGAATGGTTGCCCTTGCTGCCGCAGACACCGGTGCAGCCGTTTGCGCCAGGGCGGTTTCAGGCGGCTGGCCTCAGCTGTCCAGTGGAACTGCCCCATTCCGACCGTGCTCGCGCCGGTGCCGAGCTGTTCCGTGACGATGCGGCGGTGGCTGCCTATGCCCGGCGGTTCCCTACTCTGGCGGACCTCTATCGCGGCGATGGGGAGGCCTTGCAGGGCGCGATTTTGATTGATGCGCATCTGGCTGCCTCGGCCATCGGTGGAACCCCCACGGCCCGTCCGGAAGATACGGAGATCGATCCGATCACAGGGGATCTGCTGGTGGCGTTCACCTCTGGTGCTCCTGGCAGTAGCGGCGGTGCCGACCCGGCGATCTTCAGCGGTCCCAGGGGTGAGGCCAGTTGGGGCCATGGCTGGGTCATGCGCCTGAGTGATGAATCCTCCCGGTTCCGTTGGCGCATGGCCGTGACCGGAGGGGAGCCCTGGGCCGGTGGACTTGGTTTCACCAATCCCGACAACCTGGCGATTGATCGCGGGGGCAACCTTTGGATCGTGACGGACCGCTCCACGAAGTCCGCCGCCAGTGATCAATTCGGCAATAACAGCTGCTGGTTCATCCCCCGTTTGGGGGATGGGGAGTCAGCGGCTTGCTTTGCGATCGGTCCGATGGAATCTGAGCTCACCGGACTCTGCCTCGATCGGCAGGAGCGTGCCCTGTTTCTGGCGGTGCAGCACCCCGGTGAGGTGAACGGGCGCCGTCTGGCCGGTGCTGAGGAGTATCAGGCCCACCGTCTTCAAGACCGAGATGGCGTCACGATCGAGCAGCTTCGCCGGGTGCCTTTGGGTTCCAATTGGCCTTCGCAGGCGCCGGGGCGCCCTCCCCGTCCAGGGGTGGTGGTGGTGCAGCGCCTCGACGGTCAACCTCTGCTGGGTGCTTGA
- a CDS encoding cation diffusion facilitator family transporter, producing the protein MAHHHHHDHGSGGRRDAFRLTVLLNGGLSGLQIVVGIAFGSIALIGDALHNLGDVAGLLLGWGAEHLSRRPPTERFSYGFGRSTQLAAVSNAVLILMASAVVCVEAIQRFGRPEPLVAGPVAWAASAGLVVNLVSARLFGHHHQHDLNRRAAVLHLLSDAAVSAAVLLSALLAGATGWTWLDPLTGLGVGLSVAWLGVRLLRDSLAESLDAVPNRIDADAVRETLRSLGAVEALHHLHIWSMGGSRVALTVHLVRPADHAWNDDCLLQEANHALADLGIDHCTIQIESPASPCAREGC; encoded by the coding sequence GTGGCCCATCATCACCACCATGATCACGGCTCGGGTGGCCGTCGCGATGCCTTCAGGCTCACAGTGCTCCTCAATGGCGGGCTGAGCGGTCTGCAGATCGTGGTGGGGATCGCCTTCGGATCCATCGCGCTGATCGGCGATGCCCTCCACAACCTCGGCGATGTGGCCGGCTTGCTGCTGGGCTGGGGGGCTGAGCACCTGAGCCGACGCCCACCCACCGAACGGTTCAGCTACGGATTCGGACGGTCCACCCAACTGGCGGCAGTCAGCAATGCGGTGTTGATCCTGATGGCGTCAGCGGTGGTGTGCGTGGAAGCCATTCAGCGCTTCGGCCGACCAGAACCGCTGGTGGCAGGCCCGGTGGCCTGGGCAGCCTCAGCCGGACTGGTGGTGAATCTCGTTTCAGCGCGGCTGTTTGGCCATCACCATCAGCATGACCTCAACCGTCGTGCCGCCGTCCTGCACCTGCTCAGTGATGCGGCGGTCTCGGCGGCCGTGCTGTTGAGCGCCCTGCTAGCGGGAGCCACGGGCTGGACCTGGCTGGATCCGCTCACCGGCCTTGGGGTCGGGCTGAGTGTGGCCTGGCTGGGGGTGCGGCTGCTGCGGGATTCGCTGGCCGAAAGCCTGGATGCGGTTCCGAACCGCATCGATGCCGATGCCGTGCGCGAAACGCTGCGAAGCCTCGGCGCCGTGGAAGCACTCCATCACCTGCACATCTGGTCGATGGGAGGCTCCCGGGTGGCCCTCACCGTTCATCTGGTCCGTCCGGCGGATCACGCCTGGAACGACGACTGCCTACTCCAGGAGGCCAACCATGCCTTGGCCGACCTCGGAATCGACCATTGCACGATCCAGATCGAAAGCCCGGCAAGTCCCTGTGCGAGAGAAGGCTGTTAA
- a CDS encoding lysylphosphatidylglycerol synthase domain-containing protein, which translates to MVKRWLDQAKRVFQVKRGLPGGLRLWVTLASLAFIVWALAGHIQGLRELSLRGRGWWWLVLGLGLSWLSLVVNGLAWRTLIDWLGHRPGDLALVPLYLRSNLLKYLPGGIFHFLDRLRALQPKLGTNRALVSVLLEPMLMAVAALLWVPFGGWQGGLALLTPLPALLLLPRWREPLLQRLERAKWKQLQRAAPELGGADPGVLGSGRRGYPWGPMAMELLFVLCRFGGFWCCVKAFALADGHPIGVWLAGFALAWTVGLVVPAAPGGLGVFEAVLILRLGAIVPEAPLLAVALSYRLIVTLADALAAGAVVLDERRPLSRGLLRVGDR; encoded by the coding sequence ATGGTGAAACGTTGGCTCGACCAGGCCAAGCGGGTGTTTCAGGTCAAGCGGGGGCTGCCCGGAGGTCTGCGGCTCTGGGTCACCCTGGCAAGCCTGGCCTTCATTGTTTGGGCGCTTGCGGGTCATATCCAAGGCCTCAGGGAGCTCAGTCTTCGTGGCCGCGGTTGGTGGTGGCTGGTGTTGGGGCTGGGCCTGAGTTGGCTGAGCTTGGTGGTCAATGGCTTGGCGTGGCGCACCTTGATCGACTGGCTTGGCCACAGGCCCGGCGACCTTGCCCTGGTGCCTCTCTACCTCCGCAGCAATCTGCTCAAGTACTTGCCTGGCGGCATTTTTCATTTCCTCGATCGTCTGCGGGCGCTTCAGCCCAAGCTCGGCACCAACCGAGCCCTGGTGTCGGTGCTGTTGGAACCGATGCTGATGGCCGTGGCTGCCCTGCTGTGGGTGCCCTTCGGTGGCTGGCAGGGGGGGCTCGCCCTGCTGACACCCCTGCCGGCCCTGCTCTTGCTGCCCCGTTGGCGGGAACCACTGCTGCAGCGTCTGGAGCGGGCGAAGTGGAAGCAGCTGCAGCGGGCCGCTCCGGAGCTCGGGGGTGCAGACCCTGGTGTCCTGGGCAGTGGCCGTCGTGGGTATCCCTGGGGGCCGATGGCCATGGAGCTGCTGTTCGTGCTCTGCCGTTTCGGTGGTTTCTGGTGCTGCGTGAAGGCCTTTGCGCTGGCGGATGGACATCCGATCGGGGTCTGGCTGGCGGGCTTCGCGCTGGCTTGGACCGTGGGGCTGGTGGTACCCGCTGCCCCGGGGGGCCTCGGGGTGTTTGAGGCCGTGCTGATTCTGCGCCTGGGGGCCATCGTGCCGGAGGCGCCGCTGCTTGCTGTGGCGCTGTCCTATCGATTGATCGTCACCCTTGCCGACGCACTGGCGGCAGGAGCGGTTGTGCTCGATGAGCGCCGACCCTTAAGCAGGGGTTTGCTTCGGGTTGGCGATCGCTGA
- a CDS encoding MFS transporter: MKHKHSVQAYIEDVPVWDDGSPLAGPPLSSMQWLVWSLATAGKFFEGMIVFMQGVGLPLITREFSLTDFDKGLVTAATLAGILLGALLLGGLADRLGRQPVFIGEMVLLLIALLVASAAPSKGVLIASLFVIGLSLGADYPTAHLVISESIPASIRGRLVLGAFSFQAIGAVLGTAIASTVLGSMASSPNALDAWRVFFLVPVVPVAAVIWGRLFLPESSHWLVSRGLPEKAEKQLRKLLNRQNLTLAGVDRLEEIDAQQRSHDWTKLFRGKYLRSTILTSVPWFLQDLSTYGIGIFTPVIIATAFGAQSHEHTVSALIHNDMIGARGTALIDVGFLVGIAVAILLADRWGRIPLQVTGFVGCAAGLFIAGLGGSGSTINLPLVVAGFLLFQFMTNFGPNATTYLLAGEVFPTKIRGLGAGFAAASGKVGAVLTAFFFPTLLQVWGTDKLLMVLVVTSLLGAVVTWIYRIEPKGRDMESI, translated from the coding sequence GTGAAACACAAGCATTCCGTTCAGGCTTACATCGAGGATGTTCCCGTTTGGGATGACGGGTCGCCGCTGGCTGGCCCACCGCTCTCCTCCATGCAGTGGCTGGTCTGGTCCCTGGCCACGGCGGGCAAGTTTTTCGAGGGGATGATCGTGTTCATGCAGGGGGTGGGATTACCCCTGATCACCAGGGAGTTCAGCCTTACCGATTTCGACAAGGGTCTGGTGACGGCGGCCACCCTGGCCGGAATCCTCCTGGGTGCGCTGCTCCTGGGGGGGCTGGCTGATCGGCTTGGGCGCCAACCCGTTTTCATCGGTGAGATGGTGCTGCTGCTCATCGCGCTCCTGGTGGCTTCAGCGGCGCCCTCGAAGGGCGTGTTGATCGCCAGTTTGTTTGTGATCGGGCTGTCGCTTGGGGCTGACTATCCCACGGCTCATCTGGTGATTTCGGAGAGCATCCCGGCCTCGATCAGGGGCCGGCTGGTGCTCGGCGCTTTCAGCTTCCAGGCCATCGGTGCCGTGCTCGGGACGGCGATCGCATCGACTGTGCTCGGCTCGATGGCGTCATCGCCCAATGCCCTGGATGCCTGGCGGGTGTTCTTCCTGGTGCCAGTGGTGCCCGTGGCTGCCGTGATTTGGGGGCGTCTGTTTCTGCCTGAGAGCAGTCATTGGCTGGTCAGCCGTGGTCTGCCGGAGAAGGCGGAGAAGCAGCTGCGCAAACTGCTGAATCGTCAAAACCTCACCCTTGCCGGTGTGGACCGCCTTGAGGAGATCGACGCCCAGCAGCGCAGCCATGACTGGACCAAGTTGTTTCGGGGCAAATATCTGCGTTCGACGATCCTCACCTCGGTGCCCTGGTTCCTGCAGGATCTCTCCACTTACGGGATCGGCATCTTCACGCCGGTGATCATCGCCACGGCTTTTGGGGCCCAGAGCCATGAGCACACTGTTTCGGCCCTGATCCACAACGACATGATCGGTGCCCGTGGCACGGCATTGATCGATGTGGGATTCCTGGTAGGCATCGCTGTGGCGATCCTGCTGGCCGATCGCTGGGGGCGTATCCCGCTTCAGGTGACGGGGTTTGTCGGTTGTGCGGCTGGGCTCTTCATTGCGGGCCTTGGCGGCAGCGGCTCCACCATCAACCTGCCGCTGGTGGTCGCAGGGTTCCTGTTGTTCCAGTTCATGACCAACTTCGGCCCCAATGCCACCACCTATCTGTTGGCAGGCGAGGTGTTCCCCACCAAGATTCGTGGCCTTGGGGCTGGTTTCGCTGCGGCCAGCGGCAAGGTTGGTGCCGTGTTGACGGCGTTCTTTTTTCCCACTCTGCTTCAGGTGTGGGGCACGGACAAGCTGCTGATGGTGTTGGTGGTGACCTCCCTGCTCGGTGCTGTGGTCACCTGGATTTACCGGATCGAGCCCAAGGGCCGCGATATGGAGAGCATCTGA
- a CDS encoding LarC family nickel insertion protein produces the protein MAELLVDCPTGLAGDMLLAACLDLGVPRAVVMEPLAVLGLTDAFELRVEEARSGGLRGLRLAVDLTSEPQPHRRWGDLRQLIEGAALAMPLRDRVLAVFAALAAAEAKVHGVSEDQVHFHEVGAIDSLVDVVGVCAALLHLAPERLLCKPPPAGRGSVATAHGRLPVPVPAVLELARCHHLPLRGGEECPEGELTTPTGLALMAVLADAFQEPRAFTVEAVGVGLGQRRLDRPNLLRLIRCSTQSAAAPEAHWQDLIQQEAWLDDQTPEDLAVLAERLRQAGALEVTTTPVQMQKGRQGMAVTALVHPSQAPLLRRLWLSDSPTLGLRERPQGRWVLARRSGHCPSPWGAVRVKQVRRPGGDCTIKVEHDELRRLSLQSGQTLDAVRQVVLSAADCFEPEEDWQW, from the coding sequence ATGGCTGAGCTTCTGGTCGACTGCCCCACGGGTCTGGCGGGGGACATGCTCCTGGCGGCTTGCCTGGATCTGGGCGTCCCCAGGGCTGTGGTGATGGAACCCTTGGCCGTGCTCGGTCTGACCGATGCCTTTGAGCTCCGGGTTGAAGAGGCCAGAAGCGGTGGTTTGCGAGGTCTGCGCCTAGCGGTGGACCTCACCTCTGAACCGCAGCCCCATCGCCGCTGGGGGGATCTGCGCCAGTTGATCGAGGGAGCCGCTCTGGCGATGCCCCTTAGAGATCGGGTGCTGGCGGTGTTTGCGGCCCTGGCCGCGGCCGAGGCCAAAGTTCACGGCGTGAGCGAAGACCAGGTGCACTTCCACGAGGTGGGAGCGATCGACAGCCTTGTGGATGTGGTGGGGGTCTGTGCCGCTCTGTTGCATCTGGCTCCGGAGCGCCTGCTCTGTAAGCCGCCGCCGGCCGGCCGTGGTTCGGTGGCCACCGCCCATGGGCGTTTGCCGGTACCGGTGCCGGCGGTGTTGGAGTTGGCCCGTTGCCATCACCTACCGCTCCGGGGCGGTGAGGAGTGCCCTGAAGGAGAGCTCACCACCCCCACTGGCCTGGCGTTGATGGCGGTGCTGGCTGATGCCTTTCAGGAGCCTCGCGCGTTCACCGTGGAGGCGGTGGGGGTGGGGCTGGGCCAGCGCCGTCTTGACCGTCCAAACCTGTTGCGCCTGATTCGCTGCTCCACCCAGTCGGCCGCCGCACCGGAGGCCCACTGGCAGGACCTGATTCAACAGGAGGCCTGGTTGGATGATCAGACCCCAGAAGACCTGGCGGTGCTGGCTGAGCGACTGCGTCAGGCGGGCGCCCTGGAGGTGACCACCACTCCGGTACAGATGCAGAAGGGTCGCCAGGGAATGGCCGTCACCGCCTTGGTGCATCCCTCCCAGGCTCCGTTGTTGCGACGGTTGTGGCTCAGCGACAGCCCAACTCTGGGATTGAGGGAGCGTCCTCAGGGACGCTGGGTGCTCGCCCGCCGGTCTGGTCATTGCCCCTCCCCCTGGGGAGCCGTGCGGGTCAAGCAGGTGCGGCGGCCTGGTGGTGATTGCACCATCAAGGTGGAGCATGACGAACTCAGACGGCTCAGTCTTCAGTCGGGTCAGACCCTTGATGCCGTTCGGCAGGTGGTTTTGTCAGCGGCGGACTGCTTTGAGCCCGAGGAGGACTGGCAATGGTGA
- a CDS encoding esterase-like activity of phytase family protein, giving the protein MPLSLILPCPPEAGWELIRRQELPRAADDGLPLGGFSAIAYQPEADRFWLLSDAPQGHLVPFGGVARWIRSGTPLQPGTRLLLRDGGGEPLPRRFDGEGLVLRGDQAWIVSEGRRSKRWQGQRPPQLLRFSMADGRLQQEIALPVAWRFAPGRGLESNKGPEALSSDPDGGLLLGAEAPLRQDRTQDDVDVVRLARRAPDGQMQELGRLSIGPAGSASLRSQGLTELLTLKQPRGLLALLRSYVPPSAWTAQLQWLPWPAGPAAPPLRPLAGWDLLASGLPPDNWEGMTWGPRLADGRRALVLVSDDNFNPAQRSWVAVLAPRRTAACSAVALPPVPSF; this is encoded by the coding sequence GTGCCGCTTTCCCTGATCCTGCCCTGTCCGCCCGAGGCCGGCTGGGAATTGATCCGCAGGCAGGAGTTGCCGCGTGCTGCAGATGATGGCTTGCCCCTCGGTGGGTTCTCAGCGATTGCCTACCAGCCGGAAGCCGATCGTTTCTGGCTGCTCAGTGATGCCCCCCAGGGACATCTGGTGCCCTTTGGTGGTGTGGCCCGCTGGATCCGCTCCGGCACACCTCTGCAGCCGGGGACGCGTCTGCTCCTTCGTGATGGTGGCGGTGAGCCCCTGCCCAGGCGTTTCGATGGGGAGGGCCTTGTCTTGCGGGGCGATCAGGCTTGGATCGTGAGCGAGGGCAGGCGCAGCAAGCGTTGGCAGGGCCAGCGTCCTCCTCAGCTGCTGCGCTTCTCGATGGCTGATGGTCGTCTGCAGCAGGAGATAGCCCTGCCAGTGGCCTGGCGCTTCGCCCCCGGTCGGGGCCTGGAGTCGAACAAGGGGCCGGAGGCGCTCAGCAGCGACCCTGATGGCGGTTTGCTCCTGGGGGCTGAGGCTCCTCTGAGACAGGACAGGACACAGGACGATGTCGACGTTGTGCGGCTTGCCCGCCGCGCACCCGATGGGCAGATGCAGGAGCTCGGCCGGTTGTCGATCGGTCCTGCCGGAAGCGCCAGCTTGCGCTCTCAGGGGCTCACCGAACTGCTCACTCTGAAACAGCCGCGTGGCCTCCTGGCCTTGCTGCGCAGCTATGTTCCGCCCTCTGCCTGGACGGCTCAGCTGCAGTGGTTGCCTTGGCCGGCCGGACCGGCTGCACCACCGCTTCGCCCTTTGGCGGGCTGGGATCTTCTGGCCTCAGGTCTGCCGCCGGACAACTGGGAGGGCATGACCTGGGGGCCGCGGCTGGCGGATGGTCGTCGGGCTCTTGTGCTGGTGAGCGACGACAACTTCAATCCTGCTCAGCGAAGCTGGGTTGCGGTGCTGGCGCCACGGCGTACTGCAGCTTGCAGCGCTGTGGCCCTGCCGCCTGTTCCCTCCTTCTGA